A single genomic interval of Primulina huaijiensis isolate GDHJ02 chromosome 7, ASM1229523v2, whole genome shotgun sequence harbors:
- the LOC140980501 gene encoding kinesin-like protein KIN-13A: protein MRHVGGQVQPSGAAAATALYDNTGTSMSGGDAGDAAVMARWLQSAGLQHLASPIASNVVDHRVLPNLLMQGYGPQSAEEKQRLFKLMRNLNFNGESVSDPYVPSTHSSGAFALSEGYYSPEFRGDFGAGLLDLHSMDDTELLSDHVILEPFEPSPFMPTVTTTFETDHDEIASRQQRVQTDVEAAAESLANEKENNSRENNVAKIKVVVRKRPLNKKEIARKEDDVVTVSDDVYLSVHEPKLKVDLTAYVEKHEFYFDAVLDEYVTNDEVYRNTVEPIIPTIFQRTKATCFAYGQTGSGKTYTMQPLPLRAAEDLVRYLHQPIYRTQRFKLWLSYFEIYGGKLFDLLSDRKKLCMREDGRQQVCIVGLQEFEVLDVQIVKEYIEKGNAARSTGSTGANEESSRSHAILQLAVKKHNEVKESKRNIDGNDARNAKVVGKISFIDLAGSERGADTTDNDRQTRIEGAEINKSLLALKECIRALDNDQIHIPFRGSKLTEVLRDSFVGNSRTVMISCISPNAGSCEHTLNTLRYADRVKSLSKGGNPRKDQASSLPPSVKESSSAPTLSLSAETEDIYEQRQESRAVGTSGRVLEKESLPYNFSTDDEKLPSSFSSKFTLNGHEESGDTAGSLKTERPDVKNTFKGSTSQKAHSVFYSQNSGDIEDKVQKVSPPRENPYRDERPGHGPRKEGDDSDVPTSSYKQRQYINSSNVTSTIDKQNESELPSHESINEILEEEEALISAHRKEIEDTMEMVREEMKLLAEVDQPRSHVDNYVTQLNFVLSRKAASLVSLQARLARFQHRLKEQEILSRKRVLR, encoded by the exons ATGCGCCACGTCGGCGGCCAGGTGCAGCCGAGCGGTGCGGCGGCGGCCACCGCCCTGTATGACAATACTGGAACTAGTATGTCCGGTGGTGATGCGGGCGACGCCGCTGTAATGGCGCGATGGCTCCAGTCTGCTGGATTGCAGCATCTGGCCTCTCCTATTGCATCCAATGTGGTTGATCATCGCGTGCTGCCGAACCTTTTAATGCAG GGTTATGGACCACAGTCCGCGGAAGAGAAGCAGAGGCTCTTCAAACTGATGAGGAATCTCAATTTTAATGGTGAATCTGTTTCTGATCCTTATGTTCCGAGTACCCATAGTTCAGGTGCATTTGCTTTGTCAGAGGGATATTATTCCCCTGAGTTTAGGGGTGATTTCGGAGCTGGGCTTTTGGATCTACATTCTATGGATGATACAGAGCTATTATCTGAT CATGTTATCTTGGAGCCGTTTGAGCCATCACCTTTCATGCCCACTGTTACTACAACTTTTGAAACTGACCATGACGAGATAGCCAGCAGACAACAAAGAGTTCAGACAGATGTAGAAGCTGCAGCAGAATCGTTGGCAAATGAGAAGGAGAACAATTCGAGGGAAAACAATGTGGCCAAGATTAAAGTTGTG GTGCGTAAGAGACCTTTAAATAAGAAGGAAATTGCTCGGAAAGAGGATGATGTTGTCACTGTGTCTGATGAtgtttatttatcagttcatgaACCAAAATTAAAG GTGGACCTGACAGCTTATGTGGAGAAACATGAGTTCTATTTTGATGCGGTTCTGGATGAGTATGTAACGAATGATGAG GTATACCGTAACACCGTGGAGCCAATCATACCTACCATTTTTCAACGTACCAAAGCAACATGTTTTGCATATGGTCAGACAG GAAGTGGTAAGACATACACCATGCAGCCGCTACCTCTTAGAGCTGCAGAAGACCTTGTTAGATACCTGCATCAGCCAATTTATCGTACTCAAAGATTCAAGTTGTGGCTTAgctattttgagatatatggtGGAAAACTTTTTGATCTTCTTAGTGATAGGAA GAAACTCTGTATGAGAGAGGATGGAAGACAACAAGTTTGCATTGTTGGACTGCAGGAGTTTGAAGTCCTGGATGTACAGATTGTGAAAGAATACATTGAGAAGGGAAATGCAGCGAGAAGCACAGGTTCTACTGGTGCTAATGAAGAGTCTTCCAGATCTCATGCAATATTGCAACTGGCTGTGAAGAAACACAATGAGGTGAAGGAGTCTAAACGAAATATTGATGGAAATGATGCCAGGAATGCGAAGGTTGTTGGCAAGATTTCTTTCATTGATCTTGCTGGTAGTGAGAGAGGGGCCGACACTACAGATAATGACCGGCAAACTCG GATTGAAGGAGCAGAAATCAACAAGAGTCTTCTGGCCCTTAAGGAGTGTATTCGTGCTCTCGACAATGACCAGATTCACATACCATTCCGTGGCAGCAAACTAACTGAGGTCCTTCGTGACTCCTTTGTCGGAAATTCAAGGACTGTTATGATCTCGTGCATTTCTCCAAATGCTGGTTCGTGCGAGCATACTCTCAATACTTTGAGATATGCTGATAG GGTCAAAAGTCTATCAAAAGGTGGGAATCCCAGGAAGGATCAGGCTAGTTCACTGCCACCTAGTGTCAAAGAATCTTCATCAGCACCAACTTTGTCTCTTTCTGCTGAGACAGAGGATATTTATGAGCAACGTCAAGAATCTAGAGCAGTGGGTACGAGTGGACGGGTTTTAGAGAAGGAAAGTTTACCTTACAATTTTTCTACTGATGATGAGAAACTACCATCTAGTTTTTCTTCCAAATTTACCTTAAATGGCCATGAGGAAAGTGGGGATACTGCTGGTAGTTTGAAAACCGAACGGCCTGATGTTAAAAACACTTTCAAGGGTTCTACGAGTCAAAAGGCCCACTCAGTTTTCTACTCACAGAATTCTGGTGATATAGAAGATAAGGTGCAGAAAGTGTCTCCACCACGGGAAAACCCTTACAGGGATGAAAGGCCAGGACATGGACCGAGAAAAGAGGGCGACGATTCTGATGTGCCAACTAGCAGCTATAAGCAGCGGCAATATATAAACAGTTCTAATGTAACCAGCACCATCGATAAACAGAATGAATCTGAGCTACCTTCTCACGAGAGCATCAACGAGATACTTGAG GAGGAAGAGGCCCTCATTTCAGCTCACAGAAAAGAGATTGAAGATACAATGGAGATGGTTCGTGAG GAAATGAAACTATTGGCAGAAGTGGACCAACCACGAAGCCACGTTGACAATTATGTAACTCAGTTGAATTTTGTGCTCTCACGCAAAGCAGctagtcttgtcagccttcaagCTCGCCTTGCAAGGTTCCAGCATCGATTGAAAGAGCAGGAAATACTCAGTAGAAAGAGAGTGCTGCGGTAA